The Bombus vancouverensis nearcticus chromosome 3, iyBomVanc1_principal, whole genome shotgun sequence genomic sequence CAGTATCTTCTCCTTCTCAAAGACTTAAACAGAAAATTTGATTGTATTTTTCAGGcatttatctttttcaatttttcatttttattttatttttcagttttacgttattttaggatttataattatcatttgATAATAATCACACGTATAAAATTCTTTAACATCGTACAACATTCATTTATCGAAGACATATCTCATGAAGAATAAACGGTTCtttctttatataaatataacatgtgttgcttaaacaaatatttgcactaatatttgaaaatagtcCGTTAgagatatattttctatttgtaaaTCGAATCACGTATCATGATTTCCACTCGTTATCATTCTTTCGAATAAGAAAACACATCAAAGAGCGATCTTTTAGATCAATCTTTAATTCTAATATTTGTATGTATGTAGCGAAAAAGATGCAAAGAGGAAGATAAAGGGGAAAACTAAAGAGTTTAATCATATACGCGCACTTTCTTGATTTATCGCGGTTATCCATAACGCTGATTTTTTTCGAACTTTTTAAAGATGCAATGACTTGTGAAAAATTAATGAGCAAATGGAtggtacatatataaaaatacccgCGGAATTATTTCGTTACAAACCGTTCGCGCTCGTCCAGAGTCGGCGTTGATAAGAACTGACATGTTACACCTGCGACCGCTAAGCGTCGACTAATCGTGGATTTTCGCAGTCTATTAAATAACGCGGGATGTTGCGTTACAAAATGCGCATATTGGTTTGTTAGATtgattaattacatttattatattttaaggtTTATCATCTACcacattttaataatattaataaattaagcaGTAATCTTCACGTAATTGAAGGTAACGCACAAATAagctaattaaattttaatgtttttcatttatcatattttaatatttcgataaaaatcgataaattatttctttttatggtGCTATAATTAATCTCTTGAATCTAGaaatttatgttatataaaaaatgCAAAGAAGTTAATTTGGTAGATTGTCACAATTTTACGATATATGAACCTATACAGAATGTTTTGAACGTGAATAAAAGAATTTCATACAGTTAAAAGAATACTTAAGATTCTCTGAAATGTGTTCTATTTCCCACATAGAATTCACATTAAAAGCTGCAAACGTTCTATGAATGTTTTGTATATAAAAAATCGgacaatattatatattgacattatatgattatttttttattgtcatttaatattattataaataaactgACAATtctaaatacaaaaataatataatgcatataagaatttaaaatgatataatgttatatagtaattatttcgctatatataacttatagaaatatacatgaataaaaaattttatatttgtttaatttcacCACTACAATGAGGACAACAAGTTATATTTGAATCACTTCGTGGAAGAAATATTTGGCCACCAATTGCAACAGCTGCTCCCATCACTGCACTACAAGCTACATCTTGTCTTCCTGACATGAGCAACTTTGGATTCATAAGAAGCTGTatataaatgaaagaaataaatatacatgaaacaaggtaaaataaatacaaaataaatatgaaatgaaaacTTACTTGTTCTGCAGTCTTTTCGGCAAGTGTTTTCATATCTAAGCCAGttatattaatttctctttGTAAAGTAATGTTTTCCACACCACATAATAATTGAACTTTTAGAATTTCTGCAAGTTGACAACAGCCTTGTACTAAATCTATTATATTTGTACTTGGTAATACATGCCTCTTGCAAGAAACACTTCCAACATGATCAAAATTTTCACGCAAAATACTAAGTATCCTTAAATAAAAAGgacataatatatatgtattaaaataCGTATGTTCCTGCTATTTAAAGTATtttgtagaaatatttttattaataaaatacattttttgtaAATACATGTAAGAAACATACCTGTATGTTTTAAGGGATATATCTCTTATAAGATTTCGATCCTCTAGAAGTCTTTTTATTGCTTCTTGGAGATCTGTGGTTCTTTGGCAAAGAGCTGCTTTCCATTTTGCAAGTTCTTCAACCATTAAGCTACCAAAAATTATTGAaagttatgtatattatatatgtcagagttacattagaattagggttagggacctgaaacgaatcttcatttggattacacattgtcgttatgcaatagagaagacattgactagtgcaaatacgattattatagaattggacaagtaaccgtggtaattagatactacaatgatcctaggttcaataacgaatccgcggtcaacgggataacaggaTGTGCTTCCTTCCAAAGACCAAATCGTACTCGACTTGCTTGGCTACGATGAAAGTataactaaactaactctttgttaagacgtggaatatccaccgagcgtacagacgctaagtaactcgctaatacgacctcacgagagaatgactttccgtcgcgatgatgctgcagaggaaaactatgatgggctgtgtctaaggacacgagatcatcggattcgtcgaggatagccttcgttcagaaagtgagggaaattgacgttgctgttaattggttaatttccatgttggtggttagaaaaagatgctagctgccctcgaAGGAAAGCTGCACGTGTACTGCGgaaacgcatcgacatctggcaatcatcttacttgaagaatagggtctgcaaatggcgagctacgggacagagaccgttggaatgtttactgtcgagtgttacaactatttcctttttaaggagagctatagaattactccatgcctctGCGTTCATcccggctacgttcggcgactggctgtcgcttcgagcccaagctcattatcacaaatctcgaacaaatacaatcggatcaaatgacgacaattgtttaattacacctatgatagaatctagattacggtattaagggattttcccgaagttccaaagggaaggctccgatgtcctttcatctcctacatatatattatgtatgtagtatcgtggaaaaatgGCCTGTGGCGGCACATAGCAAacaccaccactcgacactaactagtgtcggacgacggcagcgcagtggttagcgccttaggttactaacgttcggaacccgggttcgaatTCCGGCGACAGGAGTcccatttttcttccacgatacaaaaatgagaaaaaaagcGGCTgtacccagcagcgacatctacagcctaaGTATTCCGATACTACatgtattattataaatgagccataaatatttatattgaattattttcatttaccTACTGGCTAAGAATTTACTCCTCCAGACTTCACATTGACCTGCTAACCACTCTGTTTGTTCTTGATGAGTTGATAAATTTTGAGCAGAATTTAAAAGAGCTCGAGCAAGTTGCAATTTATCTTCAGTCAATAAATGAACTTTTGTTTCAAGATCTTCTCCAACAGCAGCtactaataaattttttaattctccatTAACCtattgtaaaaaagaaaaatgtatgatataatattattactttAGTAATAAGTAACATTAGTACCTGTGCTTGAAATTTCAACTGATTTTCAAGTTGACTATTTTCTTCTTTAAGCTTTTGTATTTCCGCTTCGTATGCCTTTTTTTCTATCAACCAATCACTTTCTGCAGACTTATCTTCATCTACTATCTTTAAATTATTAGATACCTTTGTTTCATGAAGTTTCATTGCAGCAACTCGAGAGACAGCCATATTCACATTTACATTACTTTTTTGCAatcttctattctttttttcatgTGGAATGATTGGATTGACTGCAGCTTTATAAGGTTCATAAGGAATAAATTTTGGCTCCTTTGATTTTAATGAACATAAAATATGTTTCTCATGTTTTGCATTATTAACATGCCTTGGTATTAAATTTACTATTGGACCATTTGGCATAACTGGAGGAGTTGAACTTAACTGTTTCAAATTTGTTGGATGATAAATTAACGTTTCACCAAGACGGCACTTTGTCTGTTTAACTTCAATTTTTTCAGCCGTTGCATTTTCCATCCCATCACCTTGCGTACGTTTAATCCAGCCTGTAACTTATATatcttaaatattaataataacacattaatatataacataaaaatgaaaaattttaatgttaaaaaatatgatactaacaaatatttttattcatattgTACATTCTTTCCCATAATTAATTGCTTTCTCATATGTTCtgctataataattattaagcAAAGTAAAGAAACAAATATCTTATTActtatataatgtatatatatataataaattgttatctTGTGGTCAATATCACATTAAAAGTAATTGTCATAtgtactttattttaaatatatagaaaacaatgaatatgcaaaattatatgaaataggatgttatattaactatattatactatacaATTTAGTGAAATAAGGAAAACTAAGTCTAATTATAAAAGcaaaagaaacaaatattttataaaaaatgtaaatttatataagtatgtatataaACAAGAAATCTAACCTTGTGACTTAGTTTGAGGTTCATCTTTTGTAGAATTTGAAATACTGGCCATTTTCACTTCTATTTGGTAGATATCTACTTAAAATAATCTTAATATCATTTCATATcataacaaattatcaactactTTTTATCGGTCATTATTAATCTATTACTTAACGTATCCAATTTAGTGAAAGGAATTCAACGAGACATGAGTAAGAAAATATGTATCAATACCAATCAATAAACAACATCTTTTATGCAAATACTAATTTCCACTGTGTAGGTACATTTATCaagtaatattaatttttatatttttatgaatattttacaattctataatattttgataaataGTGACTAAAGCAAAGGGTTAAAGTATTgaatgtatttaaaatactGCAATAATGATAAAAAACGAAGCAATAATTATGTAAAATAGGTTTTAAACTTTTAATCCTTTTTGTTTGTGTATTATTgtcaatataatatattgtgttattttttaaataaaatttcacgaaATAATGATAATGACACTTTCAATAttcacaaatatatatatatatatatatatttatttatttatatatatatatataaattatgtcTATCATAGTATAGAACATTTGAATTATCGAAATTTACAaaaaagtttgatttctatacaaattttttCTTATCTAATATCGATAATTCAATTGTTATAAATCACTAGTCACCAGAAAATAGTTTTAAATTCTTATAGTTGGTGAaatcattaattatatatttaacacaATAACAAAAAAACCTTAAAGAAGGAAATTAAATTAACAAGCATTTAATATGTCATATAAatcaaaaattataattttgcagtataaaaagattttaattttgCAATATTGTCAAATTATAATCTGAAAcatcaattaaattttattataaattgtaacctcttttgcaatttataaatttttaacttAAAAGCAAAACATTACACATTGATATTACTTTATTAAATACGGTGAAGTTTAATGATAGAATAAtgcttataaaaatattttatagtaattataGCGATGTAACAATTTTATATCTTGAACCGTTACcataattcttatatttttataaattcaaattttaacttgaaatataataataacatgtTCGTATATTAAATGAACtgtaacaaaataatataaaaaagtaataaCCATTCCAAAGAATAAAAGCTATGgataaaaaaacatataaaaaatataaacgaaGGATCGCACAAGCTGTAGCTAAAGTCGATAATAAGCCTCCAAGATTTGAAGTGTCCGCATATTACAAACCGCATAATATGAGAAGTGACATAAATCGAATAAGAGAAATCgacaagcaaaatataaaattgttaagGCGGATGAATATAATTACTCGATTAAGGGTAAGTATACAAAGTTTTATTTctgtaataaatatcttttattcctcattattttctatctttttgtaTACTTATACTACTATATTTTACTATTAATATGTCTTATATTGAATACTACCACATCATTTCTTACTATGTTTATATTTAGTATTGTAATATAAGTAATCTTAATAATTACAATTGTATAAAGTATATAATCatatatgttttataaaaatattgcaaatttcTAGTAAAAGTATTgaatgtattatttaaaatactgCAATAATGATAAAAAGAGGAAGCGATAATTACGAAAAATAGGTTTTAAACTTTTAATCCTTTTTGTTTGTGTATTATTGTCAATATAATTAACTGCAACAATATATTAACTGCTTTAAATTAATCTGAAATTCATGATGTGTCCAAATTATAGTCAAATATCGATTGCTGGTTACcaaagataaaatataaatcaaaACTTGATAATCAGGAAGTAAAAAATACACAAGTcatgaaagaaaataaaaatttattacgaaAAATTCGTAGAGCAAGTACTAATTATTCTACTGCCGAGTTTATACAAGATTGGAAAGAAATGAACATGAAAATGGAACACAATAGAAGGTAAATTATTCCTTCAATATTTCATGGATATATATTTTCGTTTTCAAAGTTTTATGCAAAacaatttcgaaattaattttacttaaattataattatgacAAAATTTAAGTTACatcatttttctaaatttttaattaaaagaacactggctttttatttctatctttttatatctcgttctatcttattataattttaatgaaatcaaTATGACATGTATTCATATCTTAAAACACTTTATTCTTTCCATTCCATTGTTAATTGTGAAATTCAActttaatttgtattaattttaaattttcagaGCATAGAATTTTGAAAGttagaatagaattttaaaaaTGCAGTTGAGAGATAAAAACACAATaatgaaatgtaataaaataaaggaataaactttatatcatattattattacacattacacgtaatgtaaatgtttatattatattgatgaTTAAATTCTATAGATATCAGAAAGAACCTACAACACATACCATTGGATTACAATCTCCACAAGATCATTGTATAATTACAGATTTATCATTGCTAAAACATATAAATCCATCTATTCGTACCAAATGTTTTTTTGAAATTGAAATCCAAGGAGATCAGAAATTAGGATCCATTCATTTTGAACTTTATGATGATATTGTACCTCGAACATGTACAAATTTTGCGGAATTATGTCGTGGATATAATGGCTTATCGTACaagtaaataaaagtaaaatgcaCATTTTTAACaactttaaattaaaaaaaaaataaaagaaaaaggatcTGTGTTTTCTTCCTGCAAAATTTTACTTAAAAGACGTGAATGATGTGTGCAGTTCTATGCAATAcattattttgataaaacacatttattcaaaatattacttttatgatattattattacaaatataatatattaaatctttatatatatatatatatatatatatataaaaatcctTAAGTCGATTTctttagaaaaatttatttggACGGAGGAGATATCCGGAAAAGATATCTAAAAAAGTCTACTTTTCcaaatgaataatattttttaaagggagataaaattatatctttaaCTAAAAGGAAACCAATGCTTTTTCTAATAGGAACACACCGTTTCATCGAATTGTATCCGGTTATTGGTGTCAAGGCGGAGACGTTACAAAACTTAACGGATGTGGAGGAAAGTCCATATATGGTGAATCATTTGAGCATGAGAATTACAACTTACGTCATGCTGGTCCCGGAATTTTGTCCATGTGTAATGAAACTGAAAATACATGCAATTCCAAATTTAATCTTACTTTTAGACAATTGGAAACAGTAGATGGGAAAAATGTAGTTTTTGGGAAAGTGATTGCAGGTCTCTCAAACATTTATAAggtaaatttatttcaattgcaTCAAAA encodes the following:
- the LOC117153968 gene encoding golgin-45 isoform X3, with the protein product MENATAEKIEVKQTKCRLGETLIYHPTNLKQLSSTPPVMPNGPIVNLIPRHVNNAKHEKHILCSLKSKEPKFIPYEPYKAAVNPIIPHEKKNRRLQKSNVNVNMAVSRVAAMKLHETKVSNNLKIVDEDKSAESDWLIEKKAYEAEIQKLKEENSQLENQLKFQAQVNGELKNLLVAAVGEDLETKVHLLTEDKLQLARALLNSAQNLSTHQEQTEWLAGQCEVWRSKFLASSLMVEELAKWKAALCQRTTDLQEAIKRLLEDRNLIRDISLKTYRILSILRENFDHVGSVSCKRHVLPSTNIIDLVQGCCQLAEILKVQLLCGVENITLQREINITGLDMKTLAEKTAEQLLMNPKLLMSGRQDVACSAVMGAAVAIGGQIFLPRSDSNITCCPHCSGEIKQI
- the LOC117153968 gene encoding golgin-45 isoform X1: MASISNSTKDEPQTKSQVTGWIKRTQGDGMENATAEKIEVKQTKCRLGETLIYHPTNLKQLSSTPPVMPNGPIVNLIPRHVNNAKHEKHILCSLKSKEPKFIPYEPYKAAVNPIIPHEKKNRRLQKSNVNVNMAVSRVAAMKLHETKVSNNLKIVDEDKSAESDWLIEKKAYEAEIQKLKEENSQLENQLKFQAQVNGELKNLLVAAVGEDLETKVHLLTEDKLQLARALLNSAQNLSTHQEQTEWLAGQCEVWRSKFLASSLMVEELAKWKAALCQRTTDLQEAIKRLLEDRNLIRDISLKTYRILSILRENFDHVGSVSCKRHVLPSTNIIDLVQGCCQLAEILKVQLLCGVENITLQREINITGLDMKTLAEKTAEQLLMNPKLLMSGRQDVACSAVMGAAVAIGGQIFLPRSDSNITCCPHCSGEIKQI
- the LOC117153968 gene encoding golgin-45 isoform X2; protein product: MASISNSTKDEPQTKSQGWIKRTQGDGMENATAEKIEVKQTKCRLGETLIYHPTNLKQLSSTPPVMPNGPIVNLIPRHVNNAKHEKHILCSLKSKEPKFIPYEPYKAAVNPIIPHEKKNRRLQKSNVNVNMAVSRVAAMKLHETKVSNNLKIVDEDKSAESDWLIEKKAYEAEIQKLKEENSQLENQLKFQAQVNGELKNLLVAAVGEDLETKVHLLTEDKLQLARALLNSAQNLSTHQEQTEWLAGQCEVWRSKFLASSLMVEELAKWKAALCQRTTDLQEAIKRLLEDRNLIRDISLKTYRILSILRENFDHVGSVSCKRHVLPSTNIIDLVQGCCQLAEILKVQLLCGVENITLQREINITGLDMKTLAEKTAEQLLMNPKLLMSGRQDVACSAVMGAAVAIGGQIFLPRSDSNITCCPHCSGEIKQI
- the LOC117153970 gene encoding uncharacterized protein LOC117153970 isoform X3, with the protein product MQILISTVIKAMDKKTYKKYKRRIAQAVAKVDNKPPRFEVSAYYKPHNMRSDINRIREIDKQNIKLLRRMNIITRLRSNIDCWLPKIKYKSKLDNQEVKNTQVMKENKNLLRKIRRASTNYSTAEFIQDWKEMNMKMEHNRRYQKEPTTHTIGLQSPQDHCIITDLSLLKHINPSIRTKCFFEIEIQGDQKLGSIHFELYDDIVPRTCTNFAELCRGYNGLSYKNTPFHRIVSGYWCQGGDVTKLNGCGGKSIYGESFEHENYNLRHAGPGILSMCNETENTCNSKFNLTFRQLETVDGKNVVFGKVIAGLSNIYKISSFDGLDLRTRTIV
- the LOC117153970 gene encoding uncharacterized protein LOC117153970 isoform X1 gives rise to the protein MQILISTVIKAMDKKTYKKYKRRIAQAVAKVDNKPPRFEVSAYYKPHNMRSDINRIREIDKQNIKLLRRMNIITRLRSNIDCWLPKIKYKSKLDNQEVKNTQVMKENKNLLRKIRRASTNYSTAEFIQDWKEMNMKMEHNRRYQKEPTTHTIGLQSPQDHCIITDLSLLKHINPSIRTKCFFEIEIQGDQKLGSIHFELYDDIVPRTCTNFAELCRGYNGLSYKNTPFHRIVSGYWCQGGDVTKLNGCGGKSIYGESFEHENYNLRHAGPGILSMCNETENTCNSKFNLTFRQLETVDGKNVVFGKVIAGLSNIYKIEEFGTKTGKPFKTIIISNCGIISRYIKNR
- the LOC117153970 gene encoding uncharacterized protein LOC117153970 isoform X4, giving the protein MQILISTVIKAMDKKTYKKYKRRIAQAVAKVDNKPPRFEVSAYYKPHNMRSDINRIREIDKQNIKLLRRMNIITRLRSNIDCWLPKIKYKSKLDNQEVKNTQVMKENKNLLRKIRRASTNYSTAEFIQDWKEMNMKMEHNRRNTPFHRIVSGYWCQGGDVTKLNGCGGKSIYGESFEHENYNLRHAGPGILSMCNETENTCNSKFNLTFRQLETVDGKNVVFGKVIAGLSNIYKIEEFGTKTGKPFKTIIISNCGIISRYIKNR
- the LOC117153970 gene encoding uncharacterized protein LOC117153970 isoform X2 — encoded protein: MDKKTYKKYKRRIAQAVAKVDNKPPRFEVSAYYKPHNMRSDINRIREIDKQNIKLLRRMNIITRLRSNIDCWLPKIKYKSKLDNQEVKNTQVMKENKNLLRKIRRASTNYSTAEFIQDWKEMNMKMEHNRRYQKEPTTHTIGLQSPQDHCIITDLSLLKHINPSIRTKCFFEIEIQGDQKLGSIHFELYDDIVPRTCTNFAELCRGYNGLSYKNTPFHRIVSGYWCQGGDVTKLNGCGGKSIYGESFEHENYNLRHAGPGILSMCNETENTCNSKFNLTFRQLETVDGKNVVFGKVIAGLSNIYKIEEFGTKTGKPFKTIIISNCGIISRYIKNR